GAATTCTCATATAGCCTGCGAGTATAACAAAATCAACTCTGTAATCTTTTAGTTTTGCAACGACTTCTTTATCGTAATCTTCCCTGTTTTTGCCGTTTGGGTCGATGAAGTATGCGTCGATCTTGTTCTCTTTTGCTATGTTGAGTCCATTTGCATCTGCTTTGTTGCTTATTACAACAACGATTTCAGCATTCTTGATAAATCCAGATTTTATTGAGTTGAGAATGTTTTTGAAGTTTGAGCCCCTGCCTGAGAGAAGAACGCCTAACCTATACAATTTTTACTTCTCCTTTACCCTTTGTGATATAACCTATTTTGTAAAATTTCTCACCTGCAACATTTTCTATATTTGCAATATCTTTTTCGTCAACTATTACGACAAAACCTATGCCCATGTTGAATGTTCTATACATCTCATGTTCGTCTATCTTTCCAAGTTCCTTTACAAACTCAAAAATATCAACCTTTGGCAAGCTATTCTTTTCTATTACTGCATCGAACTTATTATTCAAAACACGCGGTATATTGTCATAAAAACCGCCACCTGTTATGTGGATGCAAGCCTTGACGAATGGTTTTATCTTTTCAAAGAGTTTTACATAAATACGCGTGGGTTTAAGCAGAATCTCAGCAACGCTTTTGCCCAAAACGAGACTGTCAATCTTGTATCCACCAATCTCAAAAAAGAGTTTTCTCAAAAGTGAGTATCCGTTTGAGTGAAAACCGCTCGATTCAAAACCTAAAATTGCCATTCCATCTTCCAATTTTTTGGGCAAAAGCTCTTCTTTTTTGCCAATTCCGACACAAAAACCGGCAAGGTCGTATTCACACTTCTCATACATCGAAGGCATCTGAGCTGTTTCACCACCAACCAGTGCGCAGTTTGACTCTTTTAAACCATCAACAATGCCTTTTACTATATCAACAAGCACATTATCTTCTAATTCAGAGTAGGCTATATAATCCAAAAAGAACAAGGGCATTGTGCCGCTTGTGATTATATCGTTAACATTCATTGCAACAAGGTCTATGCCGACAGTATTGTGGATGCCAGCCATTTGGGCGACTTTTAGTTTTGTTCCAACGCCGTCTGTGGCAGACGAAAGCACAATATCACAGCCGAACTTGTTTAACTCAAACAGTGAAGAGAATCCGCCAATCGAAGAGATGATGCCATCTTTTGGCAAAACTTCAACCAGCTCTTTTATCTTTTTGGCAAACCTGTTGCCTTTGTCTATGTCAACGCCTGCAGACTTGTAATCTATCACATGCTTCTCCTTTTTATGAGAATTGGCACGAGTTTTTCATAGCTCACAACAATAATGCCCAACAACGGCACAGATAAAATCACACCCCACACGCCTAAGAGCTTACCAAAAAATAGGATTGCAAGCAATACAGCTAATGGGTCAAGTTCAAGCTGTTTTGAGTATATATACGGTGCTATGATGTTGCCAGAGATAAAGTGAATAAACAGAAGAACAACCAACACTTCAACGCTCATAAGAAAACTGTGATGAACAACGAGTGCGACTATTATTGGTGGGATAAAGCTTATTATCGCTCCAAGATACGGAATAATGTAAAGCACACCACCCAAGACGCCAAAAAGCAGAGCATAATCAACGCCAACAACATACAATCCCGCAACGCTTAGTGCGGATACGACTATCATTAGAATAAGCAACCCAACTATGTATCCGATTATCACATTGTGTATGTCCTGAAAGACGGAGAGATAATCTTCTCCAAGAACGGTTAGGATGATGCTTCTTACAATGGCTTTGTATTTATCCCTGTATATAATCATAAAAAACGAGATAATGGGCATAAGAAGGAATACAGCAAGCGCAGATACGCCCTTTAGGAGTCCTGTGACGGAGTTTACAGCAAACGAGACTAAATAACCTTTGACTGACTCAAGCGCACTGTTTGTTATCATGTAAATCTCTTTGTTGTGAGCCAGTTTTGAACCTAAATAGGCATAGAGTTTTCCTATCTCTCTGTTTATACCGTTTATTAGGTCTGGTATCTGTTTTTCTATGCCTGCTATCTGGTTGATAAGGGCTGGCACGGCTATGATGAAGATTAAAGCCATGCCGCCCATAATTATACTCAATACTAAAAGGCCTGTAATCCAGCGTGGAATCTTGAATTTTAAAAGCATATTTTCAAACGGATAAGATATCTGAGCTATAAGATAAGATAAAAAGACGA
This genomic stretch from Hippea alviniae EP5-r harbors:
- a CDS encoding AI-2E family transporter; its protein translation is MTKSHSGLFEYFIFLVFLIGGVYLLFFKLTFITIIVFLSYLIAQISYPFENMLLKFKIPRWITGLLVLSIIMGGMALIFIIAVPALINQIAGIEKQIPDLINGINREIGKLYAYLGSKLAHNKEIYMITNSALESVKGYLVSFAVNSVTGLLKGVSALAVFLLMPIISFFMIIYRDKYKAIVRSIILTVLGEDYLSVFQDIHNVIIGYIVGLLILMIVVSALSVAGLYVVGVDYALLFGVLGGVLYIIPYLGAIISFIPPIIVALVVHHSFLMSVEVLVVLLFIHFISGNIIAPYIYSKQLELDPLAVLLAILFFGKLLGVWGVILSVPLLGIIVVSYEKLVPILIKRRSM
- the purM gene encoding phosphoribosylformylglycinamidine cyclo-ligase, translated to MDYKSAGVDIDKGNRFAKKIKELVEVLPKDGIISSIGGFSSLFELNKFGCDIVLSSATDGVGTKLKVAQMAGIHNTVGIDLVAMNVNDIITSGTMPLFFLDYIAYSELEDNVLVDIVKGIVDGLKESNCALVGGETAQMPSMYEKCEYDLAGFCVGIGKKEELLPKKLEDGMAILGFESSGFHSNGYSLLRKLFFEIGGYKIDSLVLGKSVAEILLKPTRIYVKLFEKIKPFVKACIHITGGGFYDNIPRVLNNKFDAVIEKNSLPKVDIFEFVKELGKIDEHEMYRTFNMGIGFVVIVDEKDIANIENVAGEKFYKIGYITKGKGEVKIV